A genomic window from Candidatus Krumholzibacteriia bacterium includes:
- the selB gene encoding selenocysteine-specific translation elongation factor — protein sequence MKHLIIGTAGHVDHGKTRLIGKLTGTNTDRLKEEQARGISIELGFATMNLGDVRAGIVDVPGHEKFVRTMVAGAGGVDLALLVVAADEGVMQQTREHIEVLDLLGVSRAVVALSKLDLVERELAELAAEEVSEFLESTSLAGAPLVLVSSETGEGVEELRETLSSIAAELPERQSGGAYRMPIDRIFSVSGMGTVVTGTTWSGSVSEGEQLEILPSGKPVRVRGIQVHDQACKEARAGQRTALALHGVKHDEVERGEVLASPDSLTSSHMFSLRVQALASNPRALRQRSRIRFHFGTREVLGRLQLLDCDQLEPGAECLAQARLEEAAVGAVGDRVILRFYSPMRTVAGASILESDAPKRRHARSRDLDALALLEKGDPGEILEGQIRETGLEGLRENEALKLADHYGGAETLRELLDKERIRKLGKSYYHENELQQLHSRIGEMARESAEKRPLAWGPSRESLRSSLAPSLPPASFNRILEDFKDRGLLRLRKESLRVDSADPEPDERTLTLLKPLLEEWKNAGLQAPGVERFAEAGFSEDAVPDLLSWLIEQGELIRISQGLLIHCESLDIFRKGLRELFAAAEVLSVGEVGRHLGLSRKISVPLLEYSDLQGWTIRRESERRQGEEL from the coding sequence GTGAAGCACCTGATCATCGGCACGGCCGGTCATGTGGATCACGGCAAGACCCGCCTCATCGGCAAACTCACGGGAACCAACACGGACCGCCTGAAGGAGGAACAGGCGCGAGGGATTTCGATTGAACTGGGTTTTGCCACCATGAACCTGGGCGATGTCCGGGCCGGCATCGTCGATGTTCCCGGCCATGAGAAGTTCGTCCGCACCATGGTGGCTGGCGCCGGAGGCGTGGACCTGGCCCTGCTGGTCGTGGCCGCCGATGAGGGCGTGATGCAGCAAACCCGCGAGCATATCGAGGTCCTCGACCTTTTGGGAGTGAGCCGGGCGGTAGTTGCGCTCAGCAAACTGGATCTCGTGGAAAGGGAACTGGCCGAACTGGCCGCCGAGGAAGTCAGCGAGTTTCTCGAGTCCACATCTCTTGCGGGGGCTCCGCTTGTGCTGGTTTCCTCGGAGACGGGCGAAGGAGTGGAGGAACTCCGGGAGACCCTCTCCAGCATTGCGGCAGAACTTCCCGAACGCCAAAGTGGCGGTGCCTATCGGATGCCCATTGACCGAATCTTCTCGGTCAGCGGGATGGGGACGGTGGTGACCGGCACGACCTGGAGTGGCAGTGTCTCGGAAGGGGAGCAGTTGGAGATCCTGCCTTCGGGAAAACCGGTGCGGGTGCGCGGGATTCAGGTGCATGATCAGGCCTGCAAGGAGGCCCGTGCAGGGCAGCGCACGGCACTGGCTCTCCATGGAGTCAAGCATGATGAAGTCGAGCGGGGGGAAGTTCTTGCCAGCCCCGACTCCCTGACAAGTTCTCACATGTTCAGTCTTCGTGTTCAGGCTCTGGCCTCCAATCCCCGAGCCCTTCGGCAACGCAGCAGGATCCGTTTCCACTTTGGAACCAGGGAAGTACTCGGCAGGCTTCAGCTTCTGGATTGTGATCAACTGGAGCCCGGTGCGGAATGTCTGGCCCAGGCCCGGCTGGAGGAAGCGGCGGTAGGAGCCGTGGGGGATCGTGTGATACTGAGATTCTACTCCCCAATGAGAACCGTCGCCGGTGCCAGCATTCTCGAGAGCGATGCTCCCAAAAGACGCCACGCCAGAAGCCGCGATCTGGATGCCCTGGCTCTCTTGGAAAAGGGAGATCCCGGGGAGATTCTCGAAGGGCAGATTCGGGAGACCGGCCTTGAAGGACTCCGGGAGAATGAGGCCCTCAAACTTGCGGATCACTACGGCGGGGCGGAGACCCTCCGCGAGCTTCTCGACAAGGAGCGGATCCGCAAGCTCGGGAAGAGCTACTACCATGAAAACGAGCTGCAGCAACTTCATAGTCGCATCGGTGAAATGGCCCGGGAGTCTGCAGAAAAGCGACCGCTTGCCTGGGGACCTTCCCGCGAAAGCCTGAGGTCCTCTCTTGCGCCCTCTCTGCCGCCCGCAAGCTTCAACCGCATTCTGGAAGACTTTAAGGACAGGGGACTGCTGCGGCTTCGCAAGGAGTCCCTGCGCGTGGATTCTGCAGATCCCGAGCCGGACGAGCGCACACTTACCCTGCTCAAGCCACTTCTGGAGGAATGGAAAAACGCCGGGCTTCAGGCCCCCGGAGTCGAGCGTTTTGCGGAGGCCGGGTTTTCCGAAGACGCAGTTCCCGACCTTTTGTCCTGGTTGATCGAGCAGGGAGAACTGATCCGAATCAGCCAAGGCCTGCTGATCCATTGCGAGTCTCTAGACATTTTTCGCAAGGGACTCCGCGAGCTATTCGCTGCTGCGGAGGTGCTGAGCGTGGGCGAAGTGGGCAGGCACCTTGGCCTGAGTCGCAAGATCTCCGTGCCTCTTCTCGAGTACTCGGATTTGCAGGGTTGGACGATTCGCCGGGAATCCGAGCGCCGTCAGGGAGAGGAGCTTTAG
- the murA gene encoding UDP-N-acetylglucosamine 1-carboxyvinyltransferase, with the protein MEQFLIEGPVALEGRLRPGGSKNSTLPLMCAALLSEGVSELRSVPRLRDVNTLIRVLETLGASCDFSGDRLRIDARDIPCREAPYELVKTMRASITVLGPLLGRFGEARVSLPGGCAWGPRPVDLHLEGLRALGARIDLDHGYIDARCPDSGRLEGGEVQFRISSVGATENILMAAVLARGETRIHNAAREPDVECLARNLVAMGAKIEGIGTGTLLVRGVESLDPLDCEVPPDRIEVGTYLAAAPITRGRIRVEGCIPSEQSALLDVFRQAGLEMEVGEDFIEVDGSTRMKPVDLVTEPYPGFPTDMQAQVMAACTLADGISTLTETIYLDRFTHVAELRRLGAKIRLDGNVAVVTGVEKLQGAPVMATDLRASAALVLAACAAEGETRISRIYHIDRGYDQIEAKLQSLGARILRKEEE; encoded by the coding sequence ATGGAACAGTTTCTCATTGAAGGACCGGTAGCACTCGAGGGCCGACTGCGCCCCGGGGGTTCGAAGAACTCCACGCTTCCGCTGATGTGTGCCGCGCTCCTCTCCGAAGGGGTCAGCGAACTGAGGTCTGTGCCCCGGCTTCGGGATGTAAATACCCTGATCCGGGTTCTGGAGACTCTTGGCGCGTCTTGTGATTTCTCAGGCGATCGCCTTCGCATCGATGCCCGGGACATTCCCTGCCGGGAAGCTCCCTATGAACTGGTCAAGACCATGAGGGCTTCGATCACGGTGCTCGGTCCCCTTCTAGGCCGTTTCGGGGAGGCTCGCGTGAGCCTGCCCGGAGGCTGCGCCTGGGGTCCCCGCCCTGTGGATCTTCACCTCGAGGGTCTTCGGGCTCTGGGAGCCCGCATCGATCTGGACCACGGCTACATTGATGCCCGCTGTCCCGATTCCGGAAGGCTGGAAGGTGGTGAGGTTCAGTTTCGCATTTCCAGTGTCGGAGCTACCGAGAACATTCTGATGGCCGCCGTGCTGGCGCGCGGAGAGACTCGCATTCACAATGCCGCCCGCGAGCCCGATGTGGAATGTCTGGCCCGAAACCTGGTGGCCATGGGAGCGAAGATCGAGGGCATCGGAACGGGGACATTGCTTGTCCGGGGCGTGGAGTCCCTCGATCCACTGGACTGCGAGGTTCCCCCGGATCGCATCGAGGTGGGAACCTATCTGGCCGCCGCACCGATTACTCGCGGCAGGATTCGCGTGGAAGGCTGTATTCCCTCCGAACAGTCCGCGCTGCTGGATGTGTTTCGGCAGGCCGGCCTCGAAATGGAAGTTGGCGAGGACTTCATTGAAGTGGATGGCAGTACTCGCATGAAGCCTGTCGACTTGGTCACCGAACCCTATCCGGGCTTTCCCACGGATATGCAGGCGCAGGTCATGGCTGCCTGTACTCTGGCCGATGGCATCAGCACGCTGACCGAAACGATCTATCTCGATCGCTTTACCCATGTCGCGGAACTGCGTCGCCTGGGAGCGAAAATCCGCCTCGACGGCAATGTGGCCGTAGTCACCGGGGTCGAGAAGCTTCAGGGCGCGCCCGTCATGGCCACGGATCTGAGAGCCAGCGCCGCTTTGGTGCTGGCCGCCTGTGCCGCAGAGGGAGAAACCCGCATCAGCCGGATCTATCACATTGATCGCGGCTACGATCAAATCGAGGCCAAGCTCCAGTCCCTGGGCGCCCGCATCCTTCGCAAGGAGGAGGAGTGA
- a CDS encoding sigma-70 family RNA polymerase sigma factor has protein sequence MSSLSGRSREQDILRAFLRGDAQACARVDQWCRQIVYSRLAGIPREEQDDLIQESLAGIWKHATRNGFVVRSSFRALVHKIAMARCVDWIRRRREICDLPETLRSSGLDPLDRTELRDEGGRLRLALYRLDERRRRLIQLRFYEEKSYAEIVRELGGTESSWRVRVHQCLQDLRRDLRD, from the coding sequence TTGAGTTCTCTGTCAGGTCGTTCCCGGGAACAGGATATTCTGCGCGCCTTTCTTCGAGGCGATGCGCAGGCATGCGCCCGCGTGGACCAATGGTGTCGGCAGATTGTCTACTCCCGTCTGGCCGGGATTCCCCGGGAGGAGCAGGACGATCTCATTCAGGAATCACTGGCAGGAATCTGGAAACACGCTACCCGCAATGGATTTGTCGTTCGCAGCAGTTTTCGCGCCCTGGTTCACAAGATTGCCATGGCCCGCTGCGTGGACTGGATCCGTCGTCGCCGGGAAATCTGCGATCTTCCCGAAACTCTCCGCTCTTCCGGGTTGGACCCTCTGGACAGGACCGAGTTGCGGGATGAGGGGGGACGCCTTCGCCTTGCCCTCTACCGCCTGGATGAAAGACGCCGACGCCTGATCCAGCTTCGCTTCTATGAAGAAAAGAGTTATGCCGAGATTGTGCGTGAGCTCGGCGGAACAGAGTCCAGTTGGCGAGTGAGGGTTCATCAGTGTCTTCAGGATCTCCGAAGGGATCTCCGGGATTAG
- a CDS encoding zf-HC2 domain-containing protein, translating into MEHSELRELLSDYSMGKLEGERARLLETHLGSCPECRHTLKLIGEIRRELETHGESLLEGHPDADSLVSFALDDGELETPDYARIGLHIRSCSNCESEVRKVREIQDSLHSPSQRLKSVLRPIIHKGNLALLALVLLVALLPLSRNFIQPTGGASRILYLEPTLRGAEPALPSLVLDEATAWISLALVSNPESAEQSFVLRILEDGNGTEIFRHEGLFSEAWDPSTGVLSLVFPSRCLRQGLYRVELMEDGQTVYLARFLAR; encoded by the coding sequence ATGGAACACTCGGAACTTCGGGAACTTCTTTCCGACTACTCTATGGGCAAACTGGAAGGCGAAAGGGCTCGCCTTCTGGAAACTCATCTGGGTAGCTGCCCGGAGTGCAGACATACCCTGAAGTTGATCGGTGAGATCCGCCGGGAGCTGGAAACCCATGGTGAGAGCCTGCTGGAGGGGCATCCCGATGCGGATTCCCTGGTCTCCTTCGCCCTCGATGATGGAGAACTGGAAACCCCGGATTACGCCCGCATCGGACTGCATATACGAAGTTGTTCCAATTGCGAGAGCGAGGTTCGAAAGGTTCGGGAAATCCAGGACTCCCTTCACAGCCCCTCACAGCGCCTGAAGTCCGTCTTGCGCCCCATCATTCACAAAGGCAATCTGGCACTGCTGGCGCTGGTTCTTCTTGTCGCCCTCCTACCCCTCTCCCGGAATTTCATACAGCCCACCGGGGGAGCATCCCGGATTCTCTATCTGGAACCCACTCTCCGGGGAGCTGAACCAGCCCTTCCCTCTCTGGTTCTCGACGAGGCAACGGCCTGGATCTCCCTGGCCTTGGTCAGCAATCCGGAATCTGCCGAACAGTCTTTTGTCCTCCGAATCCTGGAAGACGGGAATGGGACGGAGATTTTCCGGCACGAAGGCCTGTTTTCGGAGGCCTGGGACCCTTCAACGGGAGTATTGAGCCTGGTTTTTCCCAGCCGGTGCCTTCGTCAAGGCCTGTATCGGGTTGAATTGATGGAAGATGGGCAAACGGTCTACCTGGCTCGCTTTCTTGCACGGTAA